The DNA segment TTTTATTTGGCGAGAAAAATCTAATAGATTATGTTTTAGCAGAATATCCAAACCAAAATGCTAAGTACTATGATTCCAAAGATGAGCTTAATAATGATTTAACTAAAGTATTGGATGAATATAAATCACAAAATACTAAGCTAACTGTCAAGGGAGCTAGAAGTTTTAAAATGGAAGAGGTTGTGGCTTTTGTTAAGCAAAGAAAATAGATGGGATTCTATTTTGGAATGAAATTCTATCTTTAATAATATTCAAAACTCGTCTAAGCGGTTTTGGGAGCTCCCCGTAGCAACTGTCGCAGGTATTTTAGGGTATCTTCTTTATCATTATCATTACTTTAACCCATATTGATTACCTTGAGAAATCTTTTGCTTCTATTCGAGCTTGAGAATGTGATCTTAAGCTAGGTACTCTGACATATACGCCTTCAACAGGAATAGTTTTTTTAGGTTCTAAGATTTTGTGTTCTGTAGCTACTTTAATAATTCTTCTTTTGTCTATCCATTTGGAATAGCAACATTCATCCGAGGCAGGATATTATAAGCTAAAGTTTGTACAGTTTTTTTGTTGAGGGATTTTAAATGAGTCTTTTTAGAATATCTTCATTTACATCATTGGCCTTGCTCAAAAGATCTGTTTGCTGGTGGGTATTTTGTATCGCTGCAGAACCGGCTACTGAGATTGTTTGATAAGTACTAGAAAACCAATTCAACAAGATCTTCTTTAAGTAGCCCATCTATAGCTAGTGATATTAAACTAACAGTACAGTTTTACTACCTATAAAATCTTTTTTATCATTTCAATGGCATAGATTATTTGGTTATGATTTAGAGGATCTGAAACTAGAGTACTACTTTGATCTAAGCGTAGTGAAAGATGCAGCATCTATACAAAAAACCTGCCAGCCATAAGCTCTTAGTTTATGAGGACTTCTTTTTGGTGTATTTACTACCTTGGCAATTCATAAGTATATACATTTTATTAGGTTACTCAATAAATATTGGCATTTTATAACGTGTACCATATTGTTGCATCAATCCAGAAGGATGTTGTCCTACTTGAGATGTAGAAAAAAATGTTGGTGAAATATCATTTAAATATTTTGACTCGATCATACAAGACATAAAAATTGAGCCAACTATATTTCCGCGCCATCCAAAAAAAACTAACTTTAAGCATGAAAACCATCATAATCTAATTAGTGATAAAATTTACTGTTAAAGTATAATAACAAAAGTTAGTAAATTCGCTAAAGCTAGCTAATATGAGTATTTATGCTAGCTCTCAAGGATCATCAGAGATAAGTGTGACATTTGCAGTAAAGCCAGAAGATGAGACTCGTGGTGTTCATGCAATGCGCTGTCACTATAAAATACTGTAAGTGATGATATCGCAATTAAGGTAATTGGTACTAATATAGGTAAAGCTTTTATCAAGCAGTTTAAGCAAACTTATGAGAGAAGATGGTATATGGTATAAATCTATGTATTAGTCGTTACTACTAATTCAAAGAAAATGCGTATATCTTATGAAAGTTACTATTTGAAAATATAGATAATTTGCTTGAAGAGAATACATAGCAAGTTAATTTAGAAGAGTTAGTTGAATTTATGTCCTCGCATCAAAAAGGTATACGTGTAGTTACACCAAAATATGCAAACTCTGGTAGTTATGAGTTATATCAAGAGCTAAGAAAAGTTGCAAAACAAAATAGTACTAGTTTCTTGTATGAAACAAATGTTTGTGCCGGTTTTCATTTGATAATTACATTAAGAAGTATGGTCCAAGGTGGTGATGATAATGTTAAAATCATCAAAGGAATTTTCTCCGGTACATTAAGCTATTTACATAGTTAAGTAATGGTGTGATTTTCTCTGATGCAGTTAAGATAGCTTATGATGCTATAGATAAGAACTATCTATAAGACAAGATTTATTAGGTATGGATGTTGCTAGAAAGACAGTAATCTTAGCAAGAGAAATAGGTCTAAATATAGGTCAGGTCTAAAAGATTTAGTTATCGAAAATTTTAAGAGAATGTAGTGTTGAAGAGTTAGATAAGATTTGTAATAATGCTTTTACTTTTGGTGTGTCAGTACGCTTAGATAAGAACGCATCAGTTTTAGAACTTTTTCATGGTCTAACTTTGTCTTTTAAAGATTTTGGTGCCAGATTTTTAGCAAATTGTTTAAGCTCTATAAATAGCAATAAGCTATTTACATATTTTAATTGCAACTTCTGGCGATATTGGATATGCGGTATTAGGCTGTTTTTTTGGCTAAGCAAATGTGGGCTTTCCAATTGATAAAATATCAATGAGCTTAAATGCTTAATGATACTGTTGTTGACTATATAGAGACTGGTAAGTTTAATCTTAAAGCAAGTATTGAAACACTATCAAATGCTGTAGATGTTGGTAATCTTGAAAGACTTTTATATCTATTAACAATGTCAAAGCAGTTTGTGCCTCTGATTTCTAAATTATAGAAGAGATAAAGCAAGTTGATCGCCAGTATGATGAAATTGTATGTTCATATACTGAGACTGGCTTTTTTTGGCAAAAGAGGTCACTTTTATGCTAATAAAGATTATATAATTTATAATCGTAGCAAACTCTACACATCCAGCTAAATTTGATGGTGTTGTTGAGCTGATATTAGATATACAAATGCCCCCTTCAGCTTTACAGAAGCTACTATACAAAGGTTTCAATACAAAGGGAAAAATCAATAAGTCTATGGATAAGCTTTATGAGGTTTATGCAAAAGCTTTTGAGTTATAAGCTGCTATAAAATTATCGTAATGTAGTAACCTGTATAATCTCACAATCTTTAGAAATTTTTATATAATTACCGTCTTTGAACCAATCGCCTAGTACATATCTAGTGTAGTCATTTGCAATATGTATTGCCATTTTATGTGTATGACCATGAATAACAATATCATAACCTTTACGATATTTTTCTATACCTATAGAAGTGACATCTACATTTGGGTGTTTGAGGTTTTTTGCATAACTAGTTTTACGCACATTTTTTGCAGTATATTCTCTTATAAATAGCGGTAATCTTTTAAAAATAAATCTTAAAATAGGGTTGTATGCGATCCATTTTCTATACCACTGGTAGCTTTTATCATTAGTACAGAATAAATCGCCATGTGAGAAAACTATTTTTTTATCAGTAATATTTAGATAAAAAGGATCTTTAATTAGTGTAATGCCACTTTGTTTAGCGAACTTTTGGCCAATTAAAAAATCGCGATTACCGTGCATAAAAGATATTTCTAAGCCTTTATCAGAGGCTAGTTTTAACCAAGCTGTAATCTTGTGATAGAAATCATCTCGATGATTATCTCCAATCCAGTAGTCAAAAAAATCACCTAATATAAAAAGTTGATTCTGCTGTGATGTAATATTATCTAGAAATTTTTTAAAAAGCTCTGCCATTTCAGTACAATTTGTATTTAAATGTAAATCAGAAATTATATAAATATCTTTGTTATGAGCCATATTTTTGACGATATTGTTTAAATTTATTAATCATGGTTCCATCAAGATTTTTTTTAACATACTCAAAAATACTTTCAAAGTTTGTCACAGCTAAAACTGGGATGTTAAAGTCTAGAGATATTTTCTTAGTTGCTGAAATATTACTATCTTTAGCTTTCTCCTGGCGATCTATGGATAGTACAACACCAGCTATTTCAGCATGGATGCTTTTAAATTTGTTGTATGACTCATAAAAAGCAGTACCTGCTGTCATTACATCATCAATAAGTAATACTTTTTTGTTTGTCATATCAGCCCCAACAAATATGCCACTTTCACCATGGTCTTTTACTTCTTTACGATCAAAGGCATACGGTATATCGATATTGTATTTTACAGCTAAAGTAGTTGAAATAGCTGCAACTAAAGGTATTCCCTTGTATGCTGGACCAAATAAAATATCGTATTTGATATTACTTTTTATAATTAACTGTGCATAGTAATCAGCTAATGATGCAAGCTGTCTACCAGAGTTAAATAAACCAGCATTGAAAAAATATGGACTTATACGACCTGACTTGAGGGTAAACTCGCCAAATTGAAGTACTTTGCTCTCAAGAGCAAACTCTATAAACATTTTTTATCCTTAAACTTTAAATCTACTATAAGTATAAATAATAACTTTGACAATACCAAGTCAATATAACTAACAACTAAAGTAATATTGATTTAATCTTAGTAAACTACTATAATCTAGCCACTTAATATTATAAACGTTTTTAAAAAAAGAC comes from the Francisella persica ATCC VR-331 genome and includes:
- a CDS encoding UDP-2,3-diacylglucosamine diphosphatase, with translation MAHNKDIYIISDLHLNTNCTEMAELFKKFLDNITSQQNQLFILGDFFDYWIGDNHRDDFYHKITAWLKLASDKGLEISFMHGNRDFLIGQKFAKQSGITLIKDPFYLNITDKKIVFSHGDLFCTNDKSYQWYRKWIAYNPILRFIFKRLPLFIREYTAKNVRKTSYAKNLKHPNVDVTSIGIEKYRKGYDIVIHGHTHKMAIHIANDYTRYVLGDWFKDGNYIKISKDCEIIQVTTLR
- the pyrE gene encoding orotate phosphoribosyltransferase, coding for MFIEFALESKVLQFGEFTLKSGRISPYFFNAGLFNSGRQLASLADYYAQLIIKSNIKYDILFGPAYKGIPLVAAISTTLAVKYNIDIPYAFDRKEVKDHGESGIFVGADMTNKKVLLIDDVMTAGTAFYESYNKFKSIHAEIAGVVLSIDRQEKAKDSNISATKKISLDFNIPVLAVTNFESIFEYVKKNLDGTMINKFKQYRQKYGS